A genomic stretch from Desulfotignum balticum DSM 7044 includes:
- the argJ gene encoding bifunctional glutamate N-acetyltransferase/amino-acid acetyltransferase ArgJ, protein MKGFAFAGIHAGIKKNGIKDLGLILCEKPATAAAVFTRNQVRAAPVILGQQMIQKGVCQAVLANSGNANCFTGEQGIEDARRTIRIVADTFGIPRDLVMVSSTGVIGAPLPMEKFETGIPQLKTQIHTGTLADFAAAILTTDLSTKIVEMTADMDTDQGRRTITMKGVAKGSGMIRPDMATMLAYVLTDAHISASDLKQALTSACDKTFNRISVDGDTSTNDTLLCLAGGTGNAHITDDASRAVFQDLLEKVCLDLATWIVRDGEGATKLVQITVKGAATKQDAFKAAEAIAHSNLVKTAVYGEDPNWGRITAAAGRSGARVDPDRMDLFFDTVALVLQGKWQGKAAEKQAAEIMKASEISMTLDLNLGDHTDQFLFCDFSENYVKINADYRS, encoded by the coding sequence ATGAAAGGGTTTGCGTTTGCCGGTATCCATGCGGGGATCAAAAAAAACGGGATCAAAGATCTGGGATTGATCCTTTGTGAAAAGCCGGCCACGGCCGCAGCAGTGTTCACCAGAAACCAGGTCCGGGCCGCTCCGGTGATCCTGGGTCAGCAAATGATACAAAAAGGGGTCTGTCAGGCCGTGCTGGCAAACTCCGGCAATGCCAACTGCTTTACCGGTGAGCAGGGCATTGAAGATGCCCGCCGCACGATTCGGATCGTGGCAGATACTTTCGGGATTCCCCGGGATCTGGTCATGGTGTCTTCCACCGGGGTGATCGGGGCTCCGCTGCCCATGGAAAAATTTGAAACCGGGATACCGCAGCTGAAAACACAGATCCACACCGGGACCCTGGCGGATTTTGCCGCTGCCATTCTCACCACGGATCTTAGCACCAAAATCGTTGAGATGACCGCAGATATGGACACGGACCAGGGCCGCCGGACCATTACCATGAAAGGGGTGGCCAAGGGATCCGGCATGATCCGGCCGGACATGGCCACCATGCTGGCCTATGTGCTCACCGATGCCCATATCAGCGCTTCAGATCTGAAGCAGGCATTGACATCAGCCTGTGATAAAACCTTTAACCGCATCAGTGTGGACGGAGACACATCCACCAACGATACCCTGCTGTGCCTGGCCGGAGGTACGGGCAATGCCCATATCACCGACGATGCCTCCCGGGCCGTGTTTCAGGATTTGCTGGAAAAGGTCTGCCTGGATCTGGCCACCTGGATTGTCAGAGACGGGGAGGGGGCCACCAAACTGGTACAGATCACAGTGAAAGGCGCTGCCACAAAGCAGGATGCGTTCAAGGCGGCAGAAGCCATTGCCCATTCCAACCTGGTCAAGACCGCTGTTTATGGAGAAGATCCCAACTGGGGACGGATCACGGCGGCTGCCGGCCGGTCCGGAGCCAGAGTGGATCCGGACCGGATGGATCTGTTTTTTGATACCGTGGCCCTGGTCCTTCAGGGAAAATGGCAGGGGAAAGCAGCGGAAAAACAAGCCGCAGAAATCATGAAAGCCTCCGAAATCTCCATGACCCTGGATCTGAATCTGGGGGACCATACAGATCAATTTCTGTTCTGTGATTTCAGTGAAAATTATGTCAAAATCAATGCCGACTACCGGTCCTGA
- a CDS encoding pseudouridine synthase codes for MPTTGPDPENQPMRLQKFLARAGVCSRRAAEDLIVNGRIRINGNRVITLGTKVTPGTDMVQFDNIRVSLPQQKAFIYIVVNKPVGVVTSCARKHGDKIILDLVPLPDRIFPVGRLDKDSQGLVLLTNDGDLHNKLSHPSHNHEKEYKVTTVHPVKDTDLAAMAKGMILQGKKTRKARVKRISDTQFILVLKQGLNRQIRKMVGKTGNRVAVLERIRMANVTLGNLAPGAWRYLTPEEIKGLTQ; via the coding sequence ATGCCGACTACCGGTCCTGATCCTGAAAACCAGCCCATGCGGTTGCAGAAATTTCTGGCCCGGGCCGGGGTATGTTCCCGGCGGGCGGCCGAAGATTTGATTGTCAACGGCCGTATCCGGATCAACGGAAACCGGGTCATCACCCTGGGCACCAAGGTTACTCCCGGAACGGATATGGTTCAGTTTGACAACATCCGGGTAAGCCTGCCCCAGCAAAAAGCATTCATCTATATTGTCGTCAACAAACCCGTGGGCGTGGTCACCTCCTGTGCCAGAAAACACGGGGACAAAATCATTCTGGACCTGGTACCCCTGCCGGACCGGATTTTTCCGGTGGGACGGCTGGACAAGGATTCCCAGGGACTGGTGCTGCTCACCAATGACGGGGACCTGCACAACAAACTGTCCCATCCCTCTCACAACCATGAAAAAGAATACAAAGTGACCACGGTCCATCCGGTCAAAGACACGGACCTGGCGGCCATGGCCAAGGGTATGATCCTTCAGGGAAAAAAAACCCGGAAAGCCCGGGTTAAAAGAATTTCCGACACACAGTTCATCCTGGTGCTCAAACAGGGGCTGAACCGCCAGATCCGAAAGATGGTGGGCAAAACCGGAAACCGGGTCGCTGTGCTGGAACGGATCCGCATGGCCAATGTGACTTTAGGAAATCTCGCTCCCGGGGCCTGGCGTTACCTGACCCCGGAAGAAATCAAAGGGCTAACCCAGTGA
- a CDS encoding sensor domain-containing phosphodiesterase gives MQIQTEDILNAIGELETNAILVVDHQGIIRRMNKGVTAVLGYTETDLIGRKVEVILQKDFQKNHEEKFQDYVSHRKMEVVTRSNLIGIQKTFPSAEPLHHNDDIPFALVDKNGCNLPITLTINEIWSDSDDLLGFLAIISDNTKQFNLHQKLKNQASYDPLTGLMTWHQFEKTVTETKKNALADKKGYQAAMLFLDVDYFRTITYGSQMAGDRALKRIANWLLNQIRQKGTRPKDIVTARFLGDQFILYLSDTSVDGALALARRLKESFITLNLRTEESPFFTSISQGVTPITRDTRLHNAASLAAHACSLAKKKGRNKIETVLDEGPGYLGLERIIREALQQRRLILFAQQIVPISPYARTIDNNRAHYEVLSRILDPKGNLLSPELFIPAAEVLGLAVDVDRYVIEHTMATLQKHPGHVACLSLCSINLSGLSVSREGTYAFIEKTIRASGIDPGKFCFEFTETAEIKDNDVALDLVRRLKKLGCKTAFDDFGIGYSNYQSFSRLPMDIIKIDGSYVKKILKDPYLKTDMQGMIHSAKVRNIEVVAEFAENKAITEQLKQLGVDYAQGYYYSQPKPLSDVIKGTT, from the coding sequence GTGCAGATTCAAACCGAAGATATTCTTAATGCCATCGGCGAACTTGAGACCAATGCGATCCTGGTGGTGGATCATCAAGGAATTATCCGGAGAATGAATAAAGGAGTGACCGCTGTTTTAGGTTACACGGAAACCGACCTCATCGGCCGAAAGGTTGAAGTCATACTCCAGAAAGATTTTCAAAAAAATCATGAAGAAAAATTTCAAGACTATGTCAGCCACCGGAAGATGGAGGTTGTCACCCGATCAAATCTGATCGGAATTCAGAAGACGTTTCCCAGTGCCGAGCCCCTTCACCATAATGATGATATCCCGTTCGCTCTGGTGGACAAAAATGGATGCAACCTGCCCATTACCCTGACCATCAATGAGATCTGGTCTGATTCCGATGATCTTTTGGGGTTTCTGGCCATTATTTCCGACAACACCAAACAGTTCAACCTGCATCAAAAGCTGAAAAATCAGGCATCCTACGATCCGCTGACCGGATTGATGACCTGGCACCAGTTTGAAAAAACGGTCACCGAAACAAAGAAAAATGCCCTTGCAGATAAAAAGGGTTACCAGGCTGCCATGTTATTTCTGGATGTGGATTATTTCAGAACCATCACCTATGGGTCCCAAATGGCCGGTGACCGGGCATTGAAAAGAATTGCCAACTGGCTGCTCAATCAGATCCGGCAAAAAGGAACCCGGCCCAAAGATATTGTCACTGCCCGGTTTCTGGGAGATCAGTTTATCTTGTATCTTTCTGACACTTCGGTGGACGGTGCTTTGGCACTGGCCAGGCGCTTGAAGGAATCGTTCATCACTTTGAATCTTCGGACTGAAGAATCCCCTTTTTTTACCAGTATCAGCCAGGGAGTGACCCCAATCACCCGGGACACCAGACTGCACAATGCCGCATCTCTGGCAGCCCATGCATGCAGTCTGGCCAAAAAAAAAGGGCGGAATAAAATTGAAACCGTGCTGGATGAAGGGCCTGGCTATCTGGGGCTGGAACGCATCATCCGGGAAGCACTTCAACAAAGGCGGCTCATCCTTTTTGCCCAGCAGATCGTTCCCATCAGTCCATATGCCCGGACCATTGACAATAACCGTGCCCATTATGAAGTGCTTTCCAGAATACTGGATCCCAAGGGAAATCTTTTGTCTCCGGAACTGTTCATTCCGGCTGCCGAAGTACTGGGGCTGGCAGTTGACGTTGACAGATACGTGATCGAACACACCATGGCCACACTGCAAAAACATCCCGGCCACGTGGCTTGCCTGTCCCTTTGCTCCATCAACCTGTCCGGCCTGTCCGTGTCCCGGGAAGGCACATATGCGTTCATAGAAAAAACGATCAGGGCCAGCGGTATCGATCCGGGAAAGTTTTGTTTTGAATTCACTGAAACCGCTGAGATCAAGGACAATGACGTGGCATTGGATCTGGTAAGACGTCTGAAAAAACTGGGATGCAAGACCGCGTTTGATGATTTTGGCATCGGTTATTCCAACTATCAGAGCTTTTCCCGGCTCCCCATGGATATCATCAAAATCGACGGCAGCTATGTAAAAAAAATTCTGAAGGATCCATATCTGAAAACAGATATGCAGGGGATGATACATTCCGCAAAGGTCCGGAACATTGAAGTGGTGGCTGAATTCGCCGAAAACAAGGCCATTACCGAACAATTAAAACAACTGGGTGTTGATTATGCCCAGGGATACTATTATAGTCAACCAAAACCTTTGTCAGATGTGATCAAAGGAACTACTTGA
- a CDS encoding two-component system sensor histidine kinase NtrB — translation MSSDPFLDRSDREQQLKWIVLARVIFCIVLIFSSLVFSTGENLSFLSQPFVTLYYLAAAILLLSVGYGLWLKQGKNLLVLSYTQILADTFSVTVIIYVTGSLDSIFTFLYLLIIIYGAMLVLLRGSLIIAGVSSIQYGLLIVLEYYHMVPPFSGQHTDPASLNPSLIFYRIFILMSACLAVAYLSGVLARQLRRARQDLKITHAHYKRVEKMEVMDEMISGIAHEIKNPLASLAGSIQLLREDTAPGSREDRLMKIILRETERLKTIVDEIRLFAKPGRANAIPVMVHQAVMDVVSLFLNSEEFKNRIQVVTHLDEGLIVHIDPVHLQQVVWNLIKNAAQAIPGKGKIIITLTAPRNQRIYLTISDNGQGIESDNARHIFDPFYTTKPEGTGLGLPIIHRLIETYDGLIDFESIPGKGTVFTIIFKPAGSVEDPTKS, via the coding sequence ATGTCCTCAGACCCGTTTCTGGATCGATCAGACCGGGAGCAGCAGCTCAAATGGATTGTCCTGGCCCGGGTGATTTTCTGCATTGTGCTGATTTTTTCCAGTCTGGTATTTTCCACGGGCGAAAATCTGTCTTTTTTGTCCCAGCCTTTTGTGACATTGTATTATCTGGCGGCTGCGATTCTTTTGCTGTCAGTGGGGTACGGGCTGTGGCTCAAACAAGGGAAGAATCTGCTGGTTCTGTCCTATACCCAGATTCTGGCGGACACATTTTCAGTCACGGTGATCATCTATGTCACCGGCAGTCTGGACTCCATTTTCACATTTTTGTATCTGCTGATCATCATTTACGGGGCCATGCTGGTGCTTTTGCGCGGCAGCCTGATCATTGCCGGAGTTTCCAGCATTCAGTACGGGCTGTTGATCGTGCTGGAATATTATCACATGGTACCGCCTTTTTCAGGCCAGCACACCGACCCGGCATCTCTGAATCCCAGTCTGATTTTTTACCGGATTTTCATACTTATGTCCGCGTGCCTGGCTGTGGCGTATTTAAGCGGTGTGCTGGCCAGACAGCTGAGACGGGCCCGGCAGGATCTGAAAATCACCCATGCCCATTACAAACGGGTGGAAAAAATGGAAGTGATGGATGAAATGATTTCCGGAATCGCCCATGAAATTAAAAATCCGCTGGCTTCTTTGGCCGGATCCATTCAATTACTCAGAGAAGATACGGCTCCCGGCAGCAGGGAAGACCGGCTCATGAAAATTATTCTGCGGGAAACCGAACGGCTGAAAACCATTGTCGATGAAATCCGATTGTTTGCCAAACCCGGTCGGGCCAATGCAATCCCGGTGATGGTTCATCAGGCCGTCATGGATGTGGTCTCTTTGTTTTTGAATTCCGAAGAATTTAAAAACAGAATTCAGGTTGTCACCCATCTGGATGAAGGTCTGATTGTTCACATCGATCCGGTCCATCTCCAGCAGGTTGTGTGGAACCTGATCAAAAATGCAGCCCAGGCCATTCCCGGCAAAGGAAAAATCATTATCACATTGACAGCCCCCCGGAACCAGCGGATTTATCTGACCATTTCAGACAACGGGCAGGGGATTGAATCAGACAATGCCCGCCATATTTTTGATCCTTTTTATACCACCAAACCCGAAGGCACGGGGTTGGGCCTGCCCATTATTCACCGGCTCATTGAAACCTATGACGGTTTGATCGATTTTGAATCCATCCCCGGCAAAGGAACGGTTTTCACTATCATATTTAAACCGGCCGGATCGGTGGAAGATCCAACAAAATCTTGA
- the trpS gene encoding tryptophan--tRNA ligase: protein MKNADFLTGITTSGTPHLGNFVGAIRPAVATSKNPDLTSYYFLADYHSMIKNHDPEKRQQSTLEIAAAWIALGLDHDNCVFYRQSDIPEIPELTWILTCLTAKGLMNRAHAYKAKVQENEADGKKDPDQAITMGLFSYPILMAADILMFNAGKVPVGKDQIQHLEMTRDIAARFNHVYENLFVLPEVVVDDNTAVLSGLDGRKMSKSYNNFIPLFDTEKKLRKMIMKIQTNSLGPDEPKDPDTCTLFSIYRAFAAQEETRAMADRYREGIAWGVMKQELFEYINAILAEPRQRYNELIKNSKDIEEILAKGAEKARAFSVPFLQKIRSAIGIRSLG from the coding sequence ATGAAAAATGCAGATTTTCTGACCGGCATCACCACCAGCGGCACCCCGCACTTAGGTAATTTCGTAGGAGCCATCCGGCCGGCCGTGGCCACCAGCAAAAATCCGGATCTGACCTCATATTATTTTCTGGCAGACTACCACTCAATGATCAAAAATCATGATCCAGAAAAACGGCAGCAGTCCACGCTGGAGATCGCCGCCGCCTGGATCGCCCTGGGTTTGGATCATGACAACTGCGTGTTCTACCGGCAGTCGGATATCCCTGAAATCCCGGAACTGACCTGGATTCTCACGTGTCTTACCGCCAAAGGTCTCATGAACCGGGCCCATGCCTACAAGGCAAAGGTTCAGGAAAATGAAGCCGACGGAAAAAAAGACCCGGACCAGGCCATTACCATGGGATTGTTTTCATACCCCATTCTCATGGCGGCCGACATTCTGATGTTCAACGCCGGCAAGGTTCCGGTGGGAAAAGACCAGATTCAGCATCTGGAGATGACCAGAGATATCGCGGCCCGGTTCAATCATGTGTATGAAAATCTGTTTGTTTTGCCCGAGGTGGTGGTGGATGACAATACCGCCGTCCTGTCCGGTCTGGACGGCCGGAAAATGAGCAAAAGCTACAACAATTTTATTCCGCTGTTTGACACGGAAAAAAAATTGCGCAAAATGATCATGAAGATCCAGACCAATTCTCTGGGCCCGGATGAACCCAAAGACCCGGATACCTGTACCTTGTTCTCCATTTATCGCGCCTTTGCCGCTCAAGAGGAAACCCGTGCCATGGCGGACCGCTACCGGGAGGGGATCGCCTGGGGGGTGATGAAACAGGAATTGTTCGAGTATATCAACGCCATTTTGGCCGAGCCCCGGCAACGGTATAATGAGTTGATCAAAAATTCAAAAGATATTGAAGAGATTCTGGCCAAAGGGGCGGAAAAAGCCAGAGCCTTTTCCGTGCCGTTTCTGCAAAAGATCCGGTCCGCCATCGGGATCCGGTCACTGGGTTAG
- a CDS encoding type II secretion system F family protein produces the protein MSDVYLWKGKNPRGRSVKGEMTAETPEQVRNMLVRRKITPGRIKKKPKDLFENIKFFQPKVKDSDVIIFARQFSTMIDAGLPLLQCLEILQAQQENPTFKKHLKKIKESVESGDTFADALKKFPSDFNELFVNMIAAGEAGGILDVILSRLSAYMEKMAKLKKQVKGAMTYPIITIIVAIIVVGIILVFVIPVFEEMFASMGSALPGPTLLVVGLSNFVVANIGYILGAIFGTVFVVRRFYKTKKGRILMDDLFLRLPVMGILIRKVAVAKFTRTTSTMMSSGVSILEVLDIVGRTAGNKIVEFAIQDVKAGISEGRSMADPLLESGVFPSMVCSMIAVGESTGALDTMMEKIADFYDDEVDQAVKNLTDMIEPFMLVFLGVVVGGLVIAMYLPIFSMAGGIG, from the coding sequence ATGTCTGATGTTTATCTGTGGAAAGGCAAAAATCCCAGGGGAAGATCCGTCAAAGGAGAAATGACGGCGGAAACCCCGGAACAGGTCCGGAATATGCTGGTCAGACGAAAAATCACTCCGGGAAGAATCAAAAAAAAGCCCAAAGACCTGTTTGAAAACATAAAATTTTTTCAGCCCAAGGTCAAAGACAGTGATGTCATCATCTTTGCCAGACAATTTTCCACCATGATCGATGCCGGACTCCCTTTGCTCCAATGTCTGGAAATTCTTCAGGCCCAGCAGGAAAACCCGACCTTTAAAAAACATCTGAAAAAAATCAAGGAATCAGTGGAATCCGGCGACACCTTTGCCGATGCCCTGAAAAAATTTCCATCCGATTTCAATGAATTGTTTGTCAACATGATTGCCGCCGGAGAGGCCGGGGGTATTCTGGATGTCATTTTGAGCCGGTTATCCGCATACATGGAAAAAATGGCGAAATTGAAAAAACAGGTCAAAGGGGCCATGACCTATCCCATCATCACCATTATTGTGGCAATCATCGTGGTGGGGATCATCCTGGTATTCGTGATTCCCGTATTTGAAGAAATGTTTGCCAGCATGGGATCGGCATTGCCGGGCCCGACCCTGCTGGTCGTAGGTTTGAGTAATTTTGTGGTGGCCAATATCGGGTATATTCTGGGCGCTATATTCGGAACCGTGTTTGTGGTCCGGCGGTTTTACAAAACCAAAAAAGGCCGGATACTCATGGATGATCTGTTTCTGCGGCTGCCCGTGATGGGGATTTTAATCCGGAAAGTGGCGGTGGCTAAATTCACCCGGACCACCAGCACCATGATGTCGTCGGGTGTGTCCATTCTGGAAGTATTGGATATCGTGGGCCGCACCGCAGGAAACAAAATTGTGGAATTTGCCATTCAAGACGTTAAAGCCGGTATCTCCGAAGGCCGGTCCATGGCGGACCCGTTGCTGGAAAGCGGGGTATTTCCCTCCATGGTCTGTTCCATGATTGCCGTGGGGGAGTCCACGGGTGCCCTGGACACCATGATGGAAAAAATAGCCGATTTTTATGATGACGAGGTGGATCAGGCTGTAAAAAATCTCACAGATATGATCGAACCCTTTATGCTGGTCTTTTTAGGAGTGGTGGTGGGGGGACTGGTAATCGCCATGTATCTCCCGATTTTCTCCATGGCAGGCGGTATTGGATAG
- a CDS encoding CBS domain-containing protein has translation MAPKKKGSTAKTIITSHVNADYDAIAAMLAAQKLYPDARIIFPGSQEKTLRDFFIHSMGYLFNMADPAFIDFSDTSTLVLVDTRQKNRLTGVKELLEKKEVAIHVYDHHPPGPDDVTPAMEVFKSYGATTTILCEILQKKNIPITPEEATVMALGIYEDTGVFTYASTTPADFIQAGFLLGCGASLNTVVSLVVREIKAEQISWLNDLLNEMTRHQINGLDVHISTISSNTYITDLASIVQKVMRMENLELYFAVVLMGNKVHIIARNRIPEVDVGRILSMFGGGGHAYAASAKIENHTLAQVEHLLIDQLKKETRQIQVARSLMSSPAITIEPGASCEQAGNTMTRYNINTLLVVNPDSGSYEGYITRQVVEKILFHQLKTRPVEEYMNSEATFISSDANLAEIEYQIIEKKQRIIPVIDHEEIKGVITRTDLLNFLVQHDKAVKRTDQLVFKKQNARKRRIHNLMAQRLDDRTMDLLKSIGAAGDELGLNLYVVGGFVRDLLLQRTVDDIDIVVEGDGIAFARYVAEKLNCRVNTHKKFGTAVVIVSEQIKVDVASARLEYYDFPAALPIVEKSSIKRDLARRDFTINTLALSLNADTFGTLIDYFGATRDLKDKTIRTIHNLSFVEDPTRIFRAIKFANRFGFDIGKVTANLIRNAIKVDCFKNLSGLRVLSELKQIFSEEDPIPAIRSMTVYGLEKVIHPRLEITPATYQTLESVNKTLTWHDLLYVQETYPRWAVYFMVLLHRCTFKVSEQICDRLMIPVGERQLLLETRYKAENRLGFIESNHPVSRQKLYWALINFNTVFVLYMMALTKNEAVRRDISNFYTQFRHVTPKIRGKDLIRIGVTPGPAFTKILNEVRNAKLDGHLDTREKEMDFAIKYARENNMI, from the coding sequence GTGGCCCCCAAAAAAAAAGGCAGTACCGCCAAAACCATCATTACCAGTCATGTGAATGCGGATTATGATGCCATCGCCGCCATGCTCGCGGCCCAGAAGCTCTATCCGGACGCCCGGATCATCTTTCCCGGATCCCAGGAAAAAACCCTGCGGGATTTTTTCATTCATTCCATGGGGTATCTGTTCAACATGGCAGACCCGGCCTTTATCGATTTTTCAGACACCTCAACCCTGGTGCTGGTGGACACCCGCCAGAAAAACCGACTGACCGGTGTGAAAGAACTGCTGGAAAAAAAAGAGGTGGCCATCCATGTGTATGACCACCATCCGCCCGGACCTGATGATGTGACACCGGCCATGGAAGTTTTTAAATCCTATGGCGCCACCACCACCATTTTATGCGAAATCCTTCAGAAAAAAAATATCCCGATTACTCCGGAAGAAGCCACGGTCATGGCGTTGGGCATCTATGAAGACACCGGGGTGTTTACATACGCTTCCACCACACCGGCGGACTTCATCCAGGCCGGATTTCTGCTGGGCTGCGGAGCCAGCCTTAATACCGTTGTCAGCCTGGTGGTCAGAGAAATCAAAGCGGAACAGATCTCCTGGCTCAATGATCTGCTCAATGAAATGACCCGGCATCAGATCAACGGGCTGGATGTTCATATCTCCACCATCTCGTCGAATACCTATATCACGGATCTGGCATCCATTGTCCAGAAAGTGATGCGCATGGAAAACCTGGAATTGTATTTTGCCGTAGTGCTCATGGGAAACAAGGTGCATATCATTGCCAGGAACCGGATCCCCGAGGTGGATGTGGGCCGGATTCTGTCCATGTTCGGCGGCGGGGGCCACGCCTATGCCGCGTCCGCCAAAATCGAGAACCATACGCTGGCCCAGGTGGAGCATCTGCTCATCGATCAGTTGAAAAAAGAAACCCGGCAAATTCAGGTGGCGCGCTCTTTGATGTCTTCTCCGGCCATCACCATTGAACCGGGCGCTTCCTGTGAACAGGCCGGCAACACCATGACCCGGTATAATATCAACACCCTGCTGGTGGTGAATCCTGACTCCGGTTCCTATGAAGGATACATCACCCGCCAGGTGGTGGAAAAAATCCTGTTTCATCAGCTCAAGACCCGGCCGGTGGAAGAGTACATGAACTCGGAAGCCACATTTATTTCCTCAGATGCCAACCTGGCTGAAATCGAATACCAGATCATTGAAAAAAAACAGCGGATCATTCCGGTGATCGATCATGAAGAAATCAAGGGGGTCATCACCCGCACGGACCTGCTCAATTTTCTGGTACAGCATGACAAAGCCGTGAAACGCACGGATCAGCTGGTGTTTAAAAAACAGAATGCCCGGAAACGCCGGATTCATAATCTCATGGCCCAGCGTCTGGACGACCGGACCATGGATCTGCTTAAATCCATTGGCGCGGCCGGTGACGAACTGGGGCTGAATCTGTATGTGGTGGGCGGGTTTGTCCGGGATCTGCTTTTACAGCGAACCGTGGATGACATTGATATTGTGGTGGAAGGCGACGGCATCGCTTTTGCCAGATATGTGGCTGAAAAATTGAACTGCCGGGTGAATACGCATAAAAAATTCGGCACGGCTGTGGTTATTGTTTCCGAGCAGATTAAAGTGGATGTGGCATCGGCCCGGCTGGAATATTATGATTTCCCCGCCGCCCTGCCCATTGTGGAGAAAAGCTCCATCAAACGGGACCTGGCCCGCAGGGATTTCACCATCAACACCCTGGCTTTGAGTCTGAATGCCGATACCTTCGGTACCCTGATCGATTATTTCGGAGCCACAAGGGACTTGAAAGACAAAACCATCCGCACCATTCACAATTTAAGTTTTGTGGAGGATCCCACCCGGATATTCCGGGCCATCAAGTTTGCCAACCGGTTTGGATTCGACATCGGCAAGGTGACCGCCAACCTGATTCGCAATGCCATTAAAGTGGATTGTTTCAAAAACCTGAGCGGCCTGCGGGTCCTGTCAGAACTCAAGCAGATTTTCAGTGAGGAAGATCCCATTCCCGCCATTCGAAGTATGACGGTTTACGGGCTTGAAAAAGTGATTCATCCCCGGCTGGAAATTACGCCCGCCACCTACCAGACGCTGGAATCTGTCAACAAAACCCTGACCTGGCATGATCTGTTGTATGTGCAGGAAACCTATCCCCGATGGGCCGTGTATTTCATGGTGCTGCTCCATCGGTGCACCTTCAAGGTCAGTGAACAGATCTGTGACCGGCTTATGATTCCGGTGGGAGAACGGCAGTTGCTGCTGGAAACACGGTACAAGGCGGAAAACCGGCTGGGTTTCATCGAGTCCAATCATCCGGTTTCCCGGCAGAAGCTTTACTGGGCATTGATCAATTTCAATACTGTGTTTGTCCTGTATATGATGGCATTGACAAAAAATGAGGCGGTTCGCAGGGATATCTCCAATTTCTATACCCAATTCCGTCATGTGACACCCAAAATCCGGGGCAAAGACCTGATCCGTATCGGGGTGACACCCGGGCCGGCCTTTACAAAGATTTTAAATGAAGTGCGTAATGCCAAGCTGGACGGCCACCTGGATACCCGGGAAAAAGAGATGGATTTTGCCATAAAATATGCCCGGGAAAACAACATGATTTAA